A window of Salvia splendens isolate huo1 chromosome 8, SspV2, whole genome shotgun sequence genomic DNA:
CCTCCCACAGCCGCTGAACCAAAAAAATCGAAACTCTTCCAACAAATTCCAAAAGAGAATTAATTGTCTTCTTCACAACTTTAATTGTTAGAGTAAGGTtagtttttccttttcttttgtcatAGTTTACACAATCACAATGTGTTAGATACTTTAGAttaattttgtgatttattgaACTATTTTGCTAAATTTCTTTTAGTTACATAGTATTTTGTGATTTATTGAACTATTTTGCTAAATTTCTAATACAGACGATGGAACGGTACTTTAAAAATGCAAAGTGGTggttcttcatcttcttcaagtgctagaattgttgaatcagtAGAAAATCAGTCTGCAATAGAAGTTGAATAGGATTGGAATGATATTGATGCTGATCCAGGAAAACGAAAGTCAATAGAGGCTTTTGATGTTGCTATTCGGGATAGAgtacggagagagtatttgGTTAAAGGTCCTTGCCAACCAATTGGGAATACATATCCGAAAAAGAAATATGGTAATCAAGAAAGAAGTTTTCAAGATGCCTGGTTTACAAAATTTCCATGGTTAGAGTATAGTGAATAAAAAAATGCAGCCTTTTGCTTTTGATGCTATCTTTTCAAGCAATCAGATAAAGGTGGTCGATATGCAGAAGATGCTTTTACAAAGACAGGCTTTAACAATTGGAAAAATGCACTAGAAAAATTCAATCAACATGTTGGGGCTGCAAATAGTTGTCACAATAATGCTCGAATTCAGTTTGAAGCTTTTCAAGATCAAAGGCACAGTGTGGCAAATGTATTTCGAGCAAATACTCGTAAGGCGGAAGTTGCATATCGTGTTCGGTTGACTGCTTCATTGGATGTGACTCGTTTTCTTTTAAAACAGGGATAGCCTTTTCGTGGACACGATGAATCAAGTAGTTCTTCAAATCTAGGTAATTTTCTTGAGTTGCTTCAATGGCTTGGTCAACATAATGTCGATGTTTCCAAAGTGTTGGTACAAATGCTCCTACTAATAATCAGATGACTTCTCCACGAATTCAAAAGGAATTAGCAAATGCTTGTGCTTCAGAAGTCACACTTGCCATAGTCAAAGATATTGGGGATAGAGTTTTCACTATCTTGGTTGATGAGGCTCGAGATGTTTCATTGAAGGAACAAATGGGTGTTGTTTTAAGATACGTGAATAGTGAAGGATATGTGATTGAGCGATTTCTTGGGATTGTACATGTAACTGACACTTGTTCTCATTCTTTGAAAAATGCGATTGATGCTTTATTATCGAAGCATAATTTATCTCTATCCAGAGTGAGAGGTCAAGGATACGATGGAGCTCAAATATGCGAGGTGAGTTCAATGGATTGAACTCACCTCGCATATTTGAAGCTCCATCGTATCCTTGACCTCTCATTGAAATCTCTAATATTGCAAGAAAATCTTTATGCCATGTACATCTATTGTTTCTCTCACCAACTCCAATTAATAATTGTTGCTGTTACTAAGGGTGTTAGAGTTGTGAAGGATTCTTTTAACTATATCTCTATGATTGTGAATATGGTTGGGGCATCTTGTAAGAGAAAGGATCAACTTAGGAAGTTGCAACATGAAAGATTAGTTGCACAACTTAATGATGAAGAAGTGACTAGTGGAAGAGgtcaaaatcaagaaactacTTTGGTAAGACCATGAGACACTCGTTGGGGCTCACATTACTCTACATTGCTTCGTTTATGCTCTATGTGGCCTGTGGTTGAGAAAGTGTTGGAAATTGTTAGAGATGATGCCACTATCCTTGATAATAGAAGTACTACTGACGGCCTTATCGAAAGGATGGATAATTAtgagtttgtttttattttgcacTTAATAGATGTACTACAAATGAATTGTCTCATGCGCTACAGCGGAAAGATCAAAACATTGTACAAGCTATATCATTGATCCAAAGTGTGAAACATCAATTGCAAAGTTTTAGGGATGATGGATGGGAAGCCATGTTAGACCAAACAAATAGATTTTGCGAGTTGCACAATATTTCACAAGTTAATATGGAGGACATCATACCACGCCCTGGTCGAAAAAAGCATGGAGCAGAGTTGATCACAAACTTACATCATTATCGGGTAGAGATTTTTTATCAGGTAATCTAATAttgttattcatatttttatcgaTATATTTACTTGTCATTAACTTATTGTGGCTGCAATGTTAAGGTTGTTGATTTAATTATACAAGAGATGAATAATCGGTTTTCTGAAGCTAGCACCGACTTGCTAAAATGCATAGCGTGTCTTGATCCAAGAAATTCTTTCTCTGAATTCAATGAGCATCAAGTCATTCATATTGCTACTTTATATCCCGAGGACTTCTCTACGAGCGAATGTTTACATCTTCCACGGCAAGTTAGTAATTTTATTGCTAATGTGCGGTGTGATCCTCAATTTGTTGCGCTTAGTGATTTGGGAAGTTTTGCTACGGCTTCTGTTGAGAGAGCATTTTCTGCAATGAAGACTATCAAGACTGATTTACGAAATCGAATGGGAGACGAGTGGATGAATGACAATCTAGTTGTGTACATTGAGAAGGATATTTTTTCAACAATTGATAACGAGCCGATCCTGCAGCGTTTTCGATCGATGAAAACACGTAGAATTCAGATGACGCCGCTTTAGCAAACTGTATTATTCTTTTTATCAAACTTGTTTTGGATTCATTTTATGTAttagatatttatttatttttataatttttatttttttataatatatatatatatatatatataggggtggattataatgataaccccaatttccgtaataaccctataactaaatctggaccacacatttttaaaatcacgtggtctagattcaaacttagctttccttcataaaaaaggcgcagagggtaaatatgtcatttcgcttatttaatttctgaatttcgctcatgataaaatttacgtatccaaatttcgctcatttaaatacgtaaaatcttatttcccatgatatacagatctatgaggttcagttacacgtatgtatgaggtttagttatacgtaaaatcttatttcccatgatatacaaatttcgctcatttaaatacgtaaaatcttatttaagtatcattttatcattttgtcagtcaaaagtatcattttatcaactcagagtatcattctattcggcaaaactatcattctatgcaataaacctaacatgtatcattttatcattttatcagtcaaaagtatcattttatcaactcagagtatcattctatccggcaaaactatcattctatgcaataaacctaacatatatcattttattattttatcagtcagttaaaagtatcattttatcaactcagagtatcattctatccggcaaaactatcattctatgcaataaacctaacatatatcattttatcagttagtcaaaagtatcattttatcaactcagagtatcattctatccggcaaaactatcattctatgcaataaacctaacatatatcattttatcattttatcagttagtcaaaattatcattttatcaactaagagtatcattctatccggaaaaactatcattctatgcaataaacctaacatatatcattttatcattttacgtgatatttggcgaaattcagaaattaaatgagggaaatgacatatttacccccgcgctttttttaatgaagtaaatctaagtttgaatctcaaccacaagattagaaaatatgtgtggttcagatttggttatagggttattacgtgatttaggggttatcatatgatcacaactctatatatatatatatatatatatatatatatatatatatatatagggttttgatctatgcaaaactggatttaaatacagaaacgcagaacaatatcataattaggacactttatatatatatatatatatatatatatatagggttttgatctatgcaaaactggatttaaatacagaaacgcagaacaatatcataattaggacacttttaggtcataattaggtaatttgtaggtcatgctaacaaagcatgacctaaaacgatcttagtatgacattaaatccaaatattataatatgacctaaaattgcttaattatgaccttccgtgtttttggttaattattgaccattagatcatctaatcctagggctgagatttggtctgcatttctggatttaaacacatacttattttgatcatctccctatatatatatatatatatatatatatatatatatatatggtagtgttaaactccttttctccccttagatttaagttccttcttaatctggaccgttagatctcattcatcaacggtccagatgatctgcattattacactataatgatgcattattagtcggtgtgcattattcaactgaaaatctgcattattacactataacggtgcattattagtcggtgtgcattattcaactgaaaatctgcattattaaatgacacgtggcatcaatctaaccgtcggatgacaaaatcgtggggctgagatcaagaaggaaataggagaagatatggaaaaaggatttgaatacaatcctatatatatatatatataatatgtgtgtGTCCCCCGCCAAGATATTTTAGTGAAGCCCCTGCCAAGATTTATTCTTGCGTCCGCCAATGGAAGCATACaagtctaagtcttctgcacAGTTGGTAACGCAGTCGTTTTTTTGCATATTAGAATTTGAATTTCACAGCCTAGATAGGATTTGACTACCCATCGCGAAAAGTTATAACGTCAGTCCTAAAATTCCCTTACAAGGAAATGAACAACGTTGGTATAGtttaagagcattcacaataggGGTGTAGTCTCGCCGCCATGCAGACGGCGCCCCCATTGGTGCCTATTGCGAAGAGAGGGCACGGTCGC
This region includes:
- the LOC121745871 gene encoding uncharacterized protein LOC121745871, giving the protein MQSGGSSSSSRKRKSIEAFDVAIRDRVRREYLVKGPCQPIGNTYPKKKYDKGGRYAEDAFTKTGFNNWKNALEKFNQHVGAANSCHNNARIQFEAFQDQRHSVANVFRANTRKAEVAYRVRLTASLDMTSPRIQKELANACASEVTLAIVKDIGDRVFTILVDEARDVSLKEQMGVVLRYVNSEGYVIERFLGIVHVTDTCSHSLKNAIDALLSKHNLSLSRVRGQGYDGAQICEGVRVVKDSFNYISMIVNMVGASCKRKDQLRKLQHERLVAQLNDEEVTSGRGQNQETTLVVDLIIQEMNNRFSEASTDLLKCIACLDPRNSFSEFNEHQVIHIATLYPEDFSTSECLHLPRQVSNFIANVRCDPQFVALSDLGSFATASVERAFSAMKTIKTDLRNRMGDEWMNDNLVVYIEKDIFSTIDNEPILQRFRSMKTRRIQMTPL